A stretch of the Ostrea edulis chromosome 9, xbOstEdul1.1, whole genome shotgun sequence genome encodes the following:
- the LOC125657639 gene encoding microtubule-associated protein futsch-like isoform X7: MASPFCKRFVRNHVIAGFIEHGCEDDSALNESMKAKKGRCRLSPNEEARLMKEENEKRRRLRLQQVREQSNRNAARIRQAVKQEKNKQLQKIASSLQDELEREKEEKIRHLENQYENSLRSIGQGHREASEQVDVEEERYLIQQESNRRADTRYKQALEKQRREQMFQEYEQKYQIIVRQTALEAEKERAKTIAALPPPPKDPVLELEQPERKPVKMTDIDNFTTTHYHIKEEYAVDKVKPGEQEDARVAAEEEEIRTKEMDLEKVCLYNDRLSRARVRHNNALEKELLSHDYNQILHDLSDLQRADRDRRQKVVANIPKQVFEPPHRRLEDRDERQKNMEEAFEDLYMADTNYMGDLSLALDPHPPPDTPTATESLETSVLTDNTPLQQPPVSRVPTILKDTSNIQKTQDDSLHKQPEKVLKKLMDRIKTQRQEWMSKSMQEVPDDGATMTTHPIHQVLSGKSTAPTLSEYSLSEQGSPGIENVEPAKVIQPQKSQRQHPQQNFQERTQSGQGEPVKQVEVPGFGVQNARTVEDILEQQKQIEEQKRLLEKKLQELNKRQQQLNTSVGGDMSHDQEMTTVNGQVYLQRQGLVAPRSSSMHPQPAQPPKSQNTSAPPPFQNGQYLNGAFHTSQGYTFPPTGGQPLLNGQASLSGPKWAEPPQSNRSQVSMSSVSHSWMEPPSLSQYTIPSSSSLPNIQAAPPSSHFPAPPVMTVTTAASIQPHLSTSQPPLTRSEAPGTFITPSLPIPSTVSMSMPTQSQLQAEHMRKVKEYQQQLLLKHEQSKRVLAETRAEIERRRQELLQRFPQLEFKSPVDGSVSQKEQNGFSDGIQVANQGDPKLLTSTTLSPNKAAMTSLLSQLASNPYYSARLSEPAAEQPSEAKAENGKNKFQKVRKSLAFDADDTLHETPGKPGQSPLYQPSPGSTTANETTDLNDTTMSSSTERGSPALPGRRSGLSTTSESDHSQLSTARNDLFEQRQQELRRQLEAIQRQKEEILQRHQVVQRKLPPQQLSQPEDRHLDYEEITEMESSDDQSALVDKTGQRLVPLPFKKTTVLGDHRPHELSTIQEVETSPSSARYSGVAASSRHSLSSTERSSASRNSTENYQRPTQAEPAVVSVTAGRPVTDTGYQTAQLDEVMARASEFTPGILDRLKQKTNDVFYNLGDEDSAESYKQLNFTPDSLSTGPLDELDVSSTLSTTPGSNFVVTPGSEKLSGVQNPAAMAGQYDSTNDSVYSSKSWADEFLSFHKLQAERASLESQSKSVKESLDSNAPRKAPVDRSYNVVHMSQDKFSPEFAKVGSDMDLSQYPMSETSDKSDRGGVSPAGRLESELSQYPISSEVSPGSQDNERTNRTSPQDKDSELNQASLTSTTESTSSYMDLKMDSNLLGTREFDFIGHSRVQIIPDNSRGEFASPDGQSYNISGKVDYASTPNHKSVPPSTKRLSQISQFTTSPEETEIQAGSARFPQPGGHFQGLPHMDDSEHQPLVHPLVFTKVSGPSGLPSVTEVRESQTSDQSNRSDSNFLSKLPDESSLSQFTVTTTDQSSKDDLSLTQITVNTESPSKALGSLSQFSFKSSPDVHAKTDSSLSQYSVESPGAQNMSDKSMKNTSSSTSQDEEDESFVAKKFANLDQLIQESRDLITKHKQLITKNKEISSSGSGGVPSSFTTPSGDPSGFTTPEVQNETVPDSFGRSNTHYTGLESTGDLSTGSQISCLESSSFQQLTRESGITDDPDLTLLSVTSDIAEQTEEITGEITHRSDGTSGGDSILSFEQHEQSLRSSPDREFNDNYFQDLAVPRSNDTNNAFRPVPTVQRDAGDENVFRAVPVMVSPTLALSMKFSSSQDIMFNKPPVSWSKELEEDEKNVDVKPKRNSDPLISKVQEQRAELEKTATEAKQKVQKASGLNRALLPRSGGPGATTQAKTGTKATKESNKPNPMSLGQFISSRKEGASLMGKKSDNKPVPQPKPQRPGAGSVNGGTGMSKTLSSWKKSRGVKSTVPPPTRSSDLPSTSSKSFPSQKPVSSQSSEDRMYERNIRLQNRIAHQENQLSKSEDDKRKSSTHTEKVKEFQKLPDNFHSLFIIDLQKLSKLQENMMKKQMMKKHHSK; the protein is encoded by the exons GTGGATGTGGAGGAGGAGCGATATTTGATACAGCAGGAATCGAACAGGCGAGCAGATACACGATATAAACAGGCCCTGGAGAAACAGCGACGTGAGCAGATGTTCCAGGAGTACGAACAGAAGTACCAGATTATCGTCAG ACAAACAGCATTAGAAGCAGAGAAGGAAAGAGCCAAAACTATAGCTGCCTTACCACCTCCTCCTAAAGACCCAGTGCTGGAACTGGAACAGCCAGAGA GGAAGCCTGTTAAAATGACTGACATTGATAACTTCACCACCACTCACTATCACATTAAGGAGGAGTATGCAGTCGATAAGGTCAAGCCCGGTGAACAG GAAGACGCCAGAGTGGCAGCAGAAGAGGAGGAAATCAGAACAAAAGAAATGGACCTGGAAAAAGTCTGTCTCTATAACGACCGCCTGTCTCGGGCCAGAGTGAGGCACAATAACGCTCTAGAGAAGGAGCTCCTATCTCAC GACTATAATCAGATTCTACATGACCTCAGTGACCTCCAGAGAGCCGACAGGGATAGAAGACAAAAGGTGGTGGCTAATATCCCG AAGCAAGTGTTTGAACCTCCACACCGACGCCTGGAGGACAGAGATGAACGTCAGAAAAACATGGAGGAAGCTTTTGAAGACCTGTACATGGCTGACACAA attaCATGGGTGACCTGAGCCTTGCACTAGACCCTCACCCTCCCCCAGACACGCCGACAGCCACAGAGTCTCTGGAAACTTCGGTCCTGACGGACAATACTCCCCTTCAGCAGCCCCCGGTCTCCAGGGTGCCAACCATACTGAAGGACACCTCAAATATTCAGAAAACGCAGGATGACAGTTTACATAAACAGCCAG AGAAGGTTCTGAAGAAGCTGATGGACAGGATCAAAACCCAGAGACAGGAATGGATGTCAAAATCCATGCAGGAAGTTCCTGATGATGGTGCAACCATGACGACACATCCTATTCACCAAGTGTTGTCAGGAAAAAGCACAG CGCCTACACTGTCAGAATACTCACTCTCAGAACAAGGATCACCTGGTATTGAAAATGTAGAACCTGCCAAGGTCATTCAGCCTCAGAAGTCGCAAAGACAACACCCACAACAGAATTTTCAGGAGAGAACCCAGTCTGGACAGGGAGAACCAGTTAAACAG GTTGAAGTTCCGGGGTTTGGTGTACAGAATGCTCGCACTGTAGAAGACATCTTGGAACAACAAAAGCAGATAGA GGAACAGAAAAGACTACTAGAGAAGAAACTGCAAGAACTGAACAAAAGGCAACAGCAGCTCAACACATCAGTGGGAGGAGACATGTCACATGACCAAGAAATGACTACTGTAAACGGACAGGTTTATCTGCAACGCCAGGGACTGGTGGCACCAAGATCAAGCAGTATGCATCCGCAACCTGCCCAACCCCCCAAGTCACAAAACACCTCTGCACCACCGCCATTTCAAAATGGACAGTATTTAAATGGAGCGTTCCATACATCTCAAGGTTATACATTTCCACCGACAGGTGGGCAACCTTTGTTGAATGGGCAGGCTTCACTAAGTGGGCCAAAGTGGGCAGAGCCACCTCAGTCAAATCGTTCACAGGTTTCTATGTCATCTGTGTCCCACAGCTGGATGGAGCCCCCATCTCTCTCACAGTACACCATCCCATCCAGTTCATCCTTACCAAACATCCAGGCAGCACCGCCATCTTCACACTTTCCTGCACCTCCTGTTATGACTGTAACAACTGCTGCTTCCATCCAAcctcacctgagtactagtcaGCCTCCTCTGACACGTTCAGAGGCACCTGGTACTTTTATCACCCCTTCACTGCCAATTCCTTCCACAGTCTCCATGTCCATGCCAACACAATCACAACTACAGGCAGAGCACATGAGGAAAGTGAAAGAGTATCAGCAACAACTCCTACTCAAACATGAACAGAGTAAACGAGTCCTGGCGGAAACCAGGGCAGAAATCGAAAGACGCCGACAGGAACTTCTGCAGCGgtttcctcaattggaattcaAGTCTCCAGTGGATGGATCAGTGAGTCAGAAAGAACAGAATGGATTCAGTGACGGTATTCAAGTCGCTAATCAAGGGGATCCCAAACTTCTGACCTCCACTACATTGTCTCCAAACAAAGCAGCCATGACGTCTCTCCTGTCCCAGTTAGCAAGCAATCCGTACTACTCTGCCCGACTGTCAGAACCTGCAGCAGAACAGCCGTCAGAAGCCAAAGCCgagaatggaaaaaataaatttcaaaaagtgAGAAAGTCCTTGGCCTTTGATGCTGATGATACTCTACATGAAACACCTGGGAAACCCGGGCAATCACCACTGTATCAACCAAGCCCGGGCTCAACCACTGCAAATGAAACAACAGACCTAAACGACACCACTATGTCCTCTTCAACAGAGAGGGGGAGTCCAGCATTGCCTGGGAGGAGGTCGGGTTTATCCACTACATCTGAGTCGGATCATTCCCAACTGAGTACTGCAAGAAACGATTTGTTCGAACAACGACAGCAAGAGTTACGGCGACAGCTGGAGGCCATACAGAGGCAGAAGGAAGAGATTTTACAGCGCCACCAAGTGGTACAGAGAAAATTGCCGCCTCAGCAACTGTCACAACCTGAAGATCGTCATCTAGACTATGAGG AAATCACTGAGATGGAGTCCTCTGATGACCAATCGGCATTGGTTGATAAGACAGGTCAAAGGTTAGTCCCACTTCCCTTTAAAAAGACTACTGTACTGGGAGATCACAGGCCTCATGAACTAAGTACCATTCAG GAAGTTGAGACTTCGCCATCCAGTGCTAGGTACTCAGGGGTAGCAGCATCAAGTCGCCATAGTTTGTCCTCCACGGAGAGGAGCTCAGCGTCACGAAATTCCACAGAAAACTACCAGCGACCCACTCAGGCAGAGCCAGCAGTAGTGTCTGTCACAGCTGGCCGGCCAGTCACTGACACTGGATATCAGACGGCACAGCTGGACGAGGTGATGGCCAGGGCCTCCGAGTTCACCCCCGGCATACTGGACAGGCTGAAGCAGAAGACTAATGACGTGTTTTATAATCTGGGGGATGAGGACTCAGCTGAATCATATAAACAGTTGAACTTCACACCTGATTCCCTTTCTACTG GTCCCTTGGATGAATTGGATGTGTCTTCCACTCTCTCTACAACGCCTGGATCCAACTTTGTGGTAACGCCCGGATCTGAAAAGTTGTCTGGAGTACAGAATCCTGCTGCAATGGCTGGACAGTATGACAGCACAAATGATTCTGTCTACAGTTCTAAATCTTGGGCAGATGAATTCTTGTCATTTCATAAACTTCAAGCGGAGAGAGCCTCCCTGGAATCACAATCTAAGTCTGTTAAAGAGTCTTTGGACAGTAACGCGCCTCGCAAGGCACCTGTAGACAGAAGTTACAATGTAGTACATATGAGCCAGGATAAATTTTCTCCAGAATTTGCCAAGGTCGGATCTGATATGGATCTGTCACAGTATCCCATGTCAGAGACCAGTGATAAATCAGACCGTGGCGGCGTGTCTCCTGCAGGCAGACTGGAGTCGGAACTGTCTCAGTACCCGATATCTTCTGAGGTTTCCCCGGGCAGTCAAGACAATGAGAGAACCAACAGAACGTCTCCTCAAGACAAGGATAGTGAACTTAATCAAGCAAGTCTGACATCGACTACGGAAAGCACCAGCAGCTACATGGATCTGAAAATGGATAGCAACTTACTAGGGACCAGGGAGTTTGATTTTATTGGGCACAGTCGAGTTCAGATAATTCCTGATAACAGCCGAGGAGAATTTGCTTCACCAGACGGTCAGTCTTACAATATCAGTGGTAAAGTGGACTATGCCAGTACCCCAAACCACAAATCAGTGCCACCCTCCACAAAGAGACTTTCACAAATTTCTCAGTTCACAACCTCTCCAGAAGAGACAGAAATTCAGGCAGGATCGGCAAGGTTCCCCCAGCCAGGTGGACATTTTCAAGGTCTGCCTCACATGGATGACTCCGAGCATCAACCACTTGTCCACCCTCTGGTCTTTACCAAAGTTTCCGGTCCTAGTGGTCTTCCTAGTGTGACGGAGGTCAGAGAGAGTCAAACATCAGACCAGAGTAACCGATCAGATAGTAATTTCCTCTCCAAGCTGCCCGACGAATCGTCTCTCAGTCAGTTCACCGTGACGACCACGGACCAGTCATCTAAGGACGACCTCTCGTTAACTCAGATAACAGTGAACACAGAATCTCCATCAAAGGCACTGGGATCCCTCTCCCAGTTCTCCTTCAAGTCTAGTCCTGACGTTCATGCTAAAACGGATTCTTCTTTGAGTCAATACAGTGTGGAAAGTCCTGGGGCTCAAAACATGTCTGACAAATCAATGAAGAACACCTCATCTTCCACTAGCCAAGACGAGGAAGATGAAAGTTTTGTAGCTAAAAAGTTTGCCAATTTAGACCAGTTAATTCAAGAATCACGAGACTTAATAACCAAACATAAACAACTGATCACAAAGAATAAGGAGATTAGTTCATCGGGTTCAGGCGGTGTTCCCAGCAGTTTCACAACTCCAAGTGGTGATCCCAGTGGTTTCACAACCCCAGAGGTTCAGAACGAGACCGTGCCAGACAGCTTTGGTAGGAGCAATACACACTACACAGGACTAGAAAGCACTGGGGATCTCAGCACTGGAAGTCAGATAAGCTGTTTAGAAAGCAGCAGTTTTCAACAG CTGACGAGGGAGAGTGGTATTACGGATGACCCCGACCTGACCTTGCTATCTGTGACCTCTGACATTGCTGAGCAGACTGAAGAAATTACCGGAGAAATAACTCACCGATCGGATGGAACCAGTGGGGGAGACTCTATCTTGTCTTTCGAGCAACATGAACAGAGTTTGAGAAGTTCTCCAGACAGAGAATTCAACGACAACTACTTTCAAGATTTAGCAG TACCCCGAAGCAATGACACGAACAATGCATTCCGTCCTGTCCCTACTGTCCAGAGAGATGCTGGGGATGAGAATGTCTTTCGAGCTGTGCCAGTTATGGTCAGTCCAACCCTCGCTCTGTCCATGAAGTTCAGTAGTTCTCAGGACATTATGTTCAACAAACCTCCAGTGTCATGGTCAAAGGAGCTGGAAGAAGACGAGAAAAATGTGGACGTGAAACCTAAACGTAACTCAGACCCTCTCATCAGCAAAGTCCAAGAGCAGAGAGCTGAGCTTGAAAAGACAGCCACAGAAGCAAAACAGAAAGTACAGAAGGCCTCAGGACTAAACAGGGCACTGCTGCCTCGATCTGGAGGACCAGGGGCAACAACTCAAGCAAAGACAGGAACTAAGGCAACAAAAGAGAGCAACAAACCAAATCCCATGAGTTTAGGTCAGTTTATATCCTCCAGGAAAGAGGGTGCTTCCTTAATGGGGAAGAAGTCAGATAATAAGCCTGTTCCTCAACCAAAACCACAGAGACCCGGAGCAGGAAGTGTGAATGGGGGCACAGGCATGTCTAAAACCCTGTCTTCGTGGAAGAAGAGTCGCGGAGTCAAGTCCACAG TTCCACCCCCCACCAGATCCAGCGATCTTCCATCTACCTCCTCCAAATCATTTCCGTCACAGAAACCCGTCAGTTCCCAAAGTTCAGAGGACAGGATGTATGAACGTAACATCAG